Below is a genomic region from Periplaneta americana isolate PAMFEO1 chromosome 7, P.americana_PAMFEO1_priV1, whole genome shotgun sequence.
TATTGTACTACAGGAGAAGTTTGCTCGTCTGAAGGAGACATTCACAGAGCGCGTCAAGACGAAAAAAGAAGTGCTAATTACTGATTTCAGATCTTTTCCCATCCTTCCAGTGGACGTAAAAATGTGTCTTCGTTTGCCAGAAGATACAGACGTAAACACTGTGGAAGGTTATCTGTCAGCACAATTCTTCTCACTGTTCACTAGTTTTGTGGGTCGCATTCAAACTGGAATTACGGATTACATTGATTCCCCACTAAGAATGACGAGGGACATCCACTTCTTCCGGGGTGTACGTTTCTTGAACCCTCGCATAGTAGATGAGCATGTCTGCATTGTGACTACCCTTTCCCCTGCCTCCAGCTTTAGCGTGGGGACCCTTCTGTGCTACAGTGTGAACAACTTCTGGTCTCTGTTATATGCTACTGTTGTGCAAGCTGATACCCAGGTGGTTATTGAGCTACTTGACGAAATCCCTTTTACCAAACACCTTTTTGAACGTGATTACGTAGTAGCAGACACCAGACTGCTCACAGAGCCTTCTTACAGTATTTTGAAGGATCTCCAGAAAATTAAAGTTTTACCAATGCAGCAATATATTGTAGAGAAAGTCGCTATCTGCAGCCACCCTGAAGACTTGAAGGATGAGAGAATTCCAACAGTTGATCAGCTTGATCTCGATGACTACCAGTATGAGGCATTCAAAGGAGCCCTTACTCAAGATTTGAGCCTTGTGGTGGGCCCACCAGGCACAGGAAAGACATACGTGGGCAGTCAGTTGGCACGAGTTGTGCAGAAACCTGTCGTGGTGTTATGTGCCTCACAAAGTGCCCTTGACAGCTTCCTCCAAAGTTTGAGACCCCTCAGCACTGTGAGGCTTACAGACAAGGTTGAGCACCAATTGGGAAAGTCTATGTTAGCGCGCAAGACTGACGTGTTGACCCAAATCAGGCAGCTGGTACTGGATCTCACACTGTTGACCAGGCGGGATGGCATAGTATCGCTGACTTCTCTCCGCAAGGCTAACGTGATGAGTGACAACCATTTCAAGTGCTTTGTCCACAAGCCAGACACTGTTTCTGTGTTTTACAATTGGCTTGTGGAGGAAGCAAGTTCTTGCGACTCGTTTAAAACCCTTCACCCGCAAGTGGAATTCAGCGAGAAGCAGAAACCTGACATCGTTGCTGTTCAGTCAACCCTCAAGTGGGCAGAACGcttggaaaatattaaaaagaagcgTTCTGATATCATCAATAGTATAAGAGATTTACAAGAAAGATGGGGACGTGGCGAAGATGTGACAGAAGAGATGGATTCTCAGAAGAACCAATACGAACAGCTGTCATTCAGACTGAAGCGTCTGAAGATTGCCCTGTCAATGGCAGAGGCAAATGATAGATTGCTATTATGTCGCGGTGTCTGGTTACTGAGTCCGAATGACCGTTGGAGGTTGTACTTTGCGTGGGTTGCCAAACTTCGTGACCAATTGCTGGAGAAGCTCCTGCAGCTGCACCCAACGCTCACCCAGATCAATAAGAATCTCGCAGAAGTGGACGAGCTTGTCATCCTCAAGAACTTGCAGAAGGCAGATGTAGTCGGAACAACGGTCAGAGATGCTACAAGGCTGAGATCTTTGCTACAGCGACTACAACCCAAGACAGGTGTGTGGTCAGTAGCTCTTCATAAGCAAACATGCGAGATCattttgaatgggttatttacgaaagggcctaagtcgctaattttgtgaaaacgaTTTTATGATGTATTACTTCTCTTTGGTTGTAGATACATcaatttagatatgaagaggactaagtttaacactctaatgcttagtagaatttatgatacaatttttatttcagccttaatttcaaaattttggtctgtaagcagtttttcttaaattgccaacaatttagtattcaagacttaagcccggttcagacggtcctagtttctgtgatggattccaaggtggctgcgctgatggctgccctgcatgctgactggctggctcccatgttgcctacggtgatggtagttgttcacacggagctggctcttttcacagttcaaattagaaaatcatctgctgcttcatctgttgccaacactcatagtcagaaagaaactaaaccgtgagtggaaaacaactaaagtcctacattaacagtagtaaatgtcgtaataaagtaattaagccataagtgcaaaacagctaagtccgatatttaattgttgtttcttagaaactaaagaatatagaaaaaaacaggtttagttggaaaacaacgaacatggcgacatggtttcagaggtgatatatgatcatctttggatcCAGCCTGCAagccatcacgaaaaatagcaaggaacctaccctcgaaatccagcaagctagccatccacggagccaccagagcgcattacttccggtgaATGACCatgcaggcgacccatccgcacagccaccttggaatccatcacagaaacacgcaccatctgaaccgggctttaggccctttcataaataatccATTCATTTGGTCTGACAAGCAAACTTTCTCATGGGGGCAGagaaaaaagataattttttttttcttccaccatgttaataatgtcaaaataattaTACGAGGGAGAATAAAAAGTAAccgtaataattgttttattgatTGAATATGTAccataagactacaaacacttcatcacttttcaacatagtataacagaaaCACTTGCATCGAACATAGTTAGAACTatattgaaaagtgatgaagtgttggTAGTCTTATtgcacatattcaattaataaaacagttattaaggTCGTGGTCTGCGGAGAAACTTTggggcttataccgcgttgtcttggtgttggtggctgacgtttcgactgctgtgttgttCTCATCCTCAGAGCAgttgaccacaacacagcggtcgaaacgtcagccactaacaccaagacaacaCGGTATAAGCCCCGAAGTTTCTCCGCAGatcatgtacaccagccgcggaagcctgcGTGAAcagttattaaggttactttttgactctccctcgtacaaattttggccactcgagcgcaattacgagcgccgtccagaaagtaagtttacctgtggtcgtttacagaaagaaaacacaatttattgggacagatacagcaattgttgagctatttttcaacatattccccattgtAATTGAaatgtgggatcaacagagaggtacaGATGGTTGTCAAACTCTGGTTCCGATCCCTGGCTGCTGACTTCTACGATACGGGgaaacaaaagttgatcccatggtatgacaaatgtctcaattccgatgggggatatgttgaaaaatatctcaacaattgctgtatctattaatttgagaaaaattcgttccggcaccgggaatcgaacccaggacctctctgctctgcgcgctgagcgctctttccaactgagctatgccgggaacaatccacggtgccggccgaaccctcctccttgTATTGTCAGTGGCCTACTACCTGCACTGGCTGTCAATGGCCGGCACCATGGATCGTGTCCcgacatagctcagttggaaagagcactcagcgcgcagagctgagaggtcccgggttcgattcctggtgccggaacgaatttttctcaaattaataggtatctaTATGTTAACTAGtcttcaatgaggatggcgagacctcatatatgaatatatgtatatacataattgctgtatttgtttgaataaacctttccatgaaattgtgttttctttctgttttctgtttactttctggacggtctcatAATTGCGcacgagtggccaaaatttgtataagcacttattctgatattattaacatggtggaagaaaagaaataactttcttatctgcccccataaaaatgtttgcttgtgaaaGCATTCTAGTGTTATTTATTTCCGAAACCTATTATTTAATACTGTGTtatttttgtgatatattaattataaatacaatttaagttgACATTCTGGtttattagaatttataatatgtattaaCATTGTTTGTAttcgttttctttattttataaagGAATGTCAGTTGAAAGTAGAATTGCCTGTATCATTCTCTTATGCAGTAATTCATATAGTCTACATTGACCATGTGAAAAATAGTGTGAACCTTTTGAGACAAGTGAATAAAGAGTCAGATTCTGCTGCATCTTGAATTGTTAATTATGTTCAGCATTTGTTTCAGTGATTGTGGACGAAGCTACAAAAATTACAGAACTCCAGCTCGTGGCATGTGTCCCACCGACTTGCCAACGTCTTGTACTGCTAGGTAAACATTTCATTCTAATCTTGGGTTACAGTCTTATAAATTAACATCAAGTTTCATAAGGTTATGTTTTCAGGTGAGACAAGGCCTGTGCAATGGACTGCGAATAAGAAAGGAACCAATCCTGTGGTGAGTTTTCGAGTATATGTTATCCATTTTCATCTCCACTCTAATATGTTAATGCATtgcatttacatttttttgtaatatgcttGAAGAAATTTAATCTATATTTATAACTTCGAAGGTATgcgtttaaataacttaattaaagcatttaaatgtttgattaataaatgaatataaagcaTTTCTTCTTTGTGATAGTTGTAATAcaatgaagtatttattttagtaggttattttacgacgttttatcaacagcttaggttatttagcgtctgaatgagatgaaggtgataatgccagtgaaatgagtccggggtccaccaccgaaagttacccagcatttgctcatattgggttgagggaaaaccccggaaaaaacctcaagcaggttaCAATGAAGTAACTTAATGCTTgactaatatataaatatattcataTGGATATACCctgaacagtggcggctcgtgatatttttttgtatttaggatatgagattgatactgatgaccaagacagaaactaatattaataatatagtaataataataataataataataataataataataacagagcatgcaaaatcaatacaagtaggcctatgttagtctttgactcaccattctgcaACTGGCAATGtatttgtagtgaagttcgattctcctcccttTTTTAGTTGtaaagatggctcctaagccaatgtactgcccgatatttatcGATGCTCCGTCTTACGtttgtgttattaatttcatGCTATAGTTAATTTCTTCTacatgatcaaatacaacttcagatattctttcggctgtcctgtcatctaaAAGCCTTGTTAATTCTTgcatttattatagcttattttatttatttttatgtagttttactttttattaattttatattttataacttatatcattttaaatgatgtattattatttcgtttattctattcttttaaaatgaccaatgaactgcatttaaggagactataagggtacttgaaaattcttattgtagtctctgacagggtctccatcacccagaaagaagggtcgtagtattaggatacgcggtcatatcctcaaacacgGTTAAACTCAAGCTGTACCCCACCCTCCGCACCCTACCTGTCtgctaacttcactgctagaaaaaaccgctcgctgtaagatatttggatggttcctcggaaattacttctgagctgtgcagtggcgacaactcacgacagaaagtggaagcttaaaggaaataaTACGtggggacgcattgaaaatcaaaatctgtaattaaaatgttttctatcctcacaggcacgaaattaaactgtaggatcatcctcatatccttcatggaggaatcgccactggccCTGAAGGAAcctaatatttcatacaaatgctaattaaatttcatctaccaacatttaattgacctctgtgagaagtttcagacgaatctgacaataactgttgtgcaaggagctattgttttactcaagaaactgcttaaaattttaaagtcgagaaaacagcattaagaaaaaacatttctctcatcTCATTAACGCACCGTATGTTTGACCACATTTAATTATATAGGATGGTTCCTCAGAACGGTCAAGGATTTGGATTAGAAGAGGATTCGTCTGTATAGCCACAGGgagcattttgtaattttttgcaatttctttttttcattaatacaatatataaaagtCACGTGACACAGTTTGAAGGGCTCTCAAATAGGAAATAAAACCATATTATGAGACTAGAAGATTCAAATATAATAATacgaatataaaaacaaaaaaagtgaagtgaagtgaagtgaaagtagtgaaagagtatcagtgcCAAAATAACATACATGTATGTGcatgtaatatttatatatatacaggatgtttcaaaaatagagggcataatttcaggtatgtatttcccatatgtagacagtacgaaaagttcattacaacaggtgtccggaaatgcttggtttccgagttatggccttcaaaacagtaatattcaccagaacgtttttcttcccgcaggtagttgtCTTTACAACAGATGtttaaaatgtccacctcctgcttgaatacaggcctcacatcgatgtctcatggccctgcgaacacgatcccaaattccagaagtattgcgtatttcgtcacaacctgccacaattcgattccgaagtgattccatgtcaggcaccggagacgaatacaccaatgTTTTTAAATAGCCCAtagtagaaatcgatagggttgaaatcaggtgagcgtggaggccaagcaattgggccacctctacctatccattgatcagggtacctctcctggtagaaACGACGAGACAGCACAGCATtgtcgtccgccttaccgtacatgaagtgcacttctgccagcTTCTGGTAtgagtacatgtcgcacagtacagcgccaaacacaacactcaatgtacccttcgcctcggaattaactgttagagtgtcctctgttaatatcttctgtcacggcacctacctgcgagaagaaaaacgttccggtgaatatcagtTTCgagggccataactcggaaagcaAGGATTTcctgacacatgttgtaatgaactttttgtattgtctacatatgaggaatacataactgaaattatgccctctatttttgaaacaccctgtattatgttttatttcatttattatattccatagatcttacattagcaatgaagctttaagatgtggaacaaatcaaaattttagaagatttaaattacagttttttaccattttttggcgagatgtggtgAGGCGGACGATTTGCCAACAGAtcacctggcatttgccttatttggaaaattagatttacttattaattaggttattttggctatgattattattattattattattaattgcaattattgtgtGTAAATTACCACTGCCATTGGGTGTTTGCCCATTtggagtgtaaataaataaatacatacatacatacaattcacCATAGTTTCACCTTAAAAAATATGGCACAGAGTGGTATACGAGCTTTGATTATACCAAATGGAGATGACTAACCAGAAGTGTTGTTCTATCTGTGCAACTCTTACGACCATGGGTCAGTGCTGGTTGCTGATGCGTCGGGCGAGATCTGATTCGTTCAGAGTTGATGCAGATCTGTTGATTGGTGATGACTGCCGAAGCCTCAGTGCAGAATCTTTCCAGTTGTAGATCATTCCATTTAAATTCTTCCATTTCattctttctcattttcttaGGGATAGGACGCACAATAGACTGTATGGTCAGTATACCAAACGACCTCTCCCCAACTCCTCAATAATAAGGAAAAACCTCAGCAGGCAGATTCTCATCGGAAATCACGTGAGATAATAGTTGGGGGCGTTATATAAGATCATTTCTAGTACTTAAATTTCTTATGCCACTCTTGTACTATCATAGCTCCTGTATCACTCTCAAAATTCTTCATAGTTTAGAGGCTCgttaaataagaataaattatcTCACCTCCACATTGAATCATTCCAATCTAAGTcatattcagtgaaaaaaacgtatcacgcaGTTGGGCAGCTTTACCCTACTGAGACCTAGGCTAGcaatttgaggttaatatagtaagtacaatcTACGGAATAATaaaggtgtaattgatgttttgttatttgaagtgttgtatcagtgaagaagtgcgttgtgtcaatgaagttgtgtttgtatcagtgaagttttatagtttatagtggtagtacaaagtatttgaacagtgaaatgttgttgaagtgttagtgaaatcaggatagtgtcagtgaaatgtttcatagttgcagtgcagtgagtgaattgacagcaaaatgagtgtagtgctgaaaagtaTTTATGAAAGTATGAACATATGTTATATATACccgtgggtttaagttcgaacttaaggttaagatataaattagatttactttaattaattatgttacattaagtgattgtgcttcatttaatttaggatgctccttgttaatatattacatattgctattattattttattattaatattatgaattgtaacttattattaatgtaattattgagtgtaattagttaccactgccactggttatttactcatttgcagtgtgaataaatatacataCCTACCTGTGCTAGTTTTCAATTGGACTAGGTGCTAGGTGAGATTGTTTTAATTGAAAGTTCTTGCATTTCAGTCactaattatgttgttgttttctaatgccaggcgtttgacaataaagtcatttgacctcttgcactccaatatttttcaaagatattatcatgaccagccactgaagcacagattttgaggtgttccgaatccatttcttggtttgagttgcacaatgggcagttaggggactgatatattccaattctatgcaggtgtttggccaaacaatcatggcctgttgccaatctaaatgcagctacagacgattttcgtggtaaatctggaattaactgtggattttgatgcagagagttccattttttcccatgggattgtgttatcaaattttgtttgttgaagtctaagtatgtagatttaataaatcttttcacagagtaatacgtagatttagtaactaattataaaattatCTGAACAGAACCACATACGCAGCCTGGTGGACAGACTCATGGATAATGGAGTACAAGTGACTGAACTGCAGTCTCAACACCGAATGCAGCCCAATGTTGCCAGATTCATCCAATCTGCATTCTATCCGTCCCTGAAGACCGTCAGTAGTGTAGCAAAGGACAGTGTGGTAAAAGGCATTGTTCACAATGGATACTTTATCACCCATGAACATCAAACAGAGAAGGTATGTACTCAGGTAACTTCAACTTTTGTCCAGTTGAAATATTACTAAAATTCTCATCTCTTCCATTCAATTTATTGTTACAAACAGAGTATATCgggtggaccatttaagttgatactgcTGAAAATCTAAAAAACGAAGTATAGTACTGGTCTTTTAAAGATAAATGTTTTGAATGAAAGTTAATTGACTTCAAGGGGGGAagcaaattgcattatttatgttgTATTAGCACGTTTCCAAGGTAATTTGAAGGTAAATCTAATTTTTTAAGGGAACGCTATGGTTaaatgaagcgtcggctggaacaacgttgtaagttacaaaattttcattcggcgtgtttccatgtaataatgttgtatgtcatgttaccttgcgaTACTCTTTgacttgcaactgtccatcaatgcagtacgtgaaatttgtccactcaaaaagtttgctaccctataacaacaacgttgtacgcgtacacatttttgcagctcctgtaaattttactaaatgtaacttataacgttgttccagctgacgcttcaaataatggtgaaaaatgaaaaagatccacttaaaaatttattgtgattctctatttagaccgaggtcaaaaagctaattaatttatgttcccatgactattttgaagcgtttgagctaatatgaactaaaaattgtgaaaattgtgacgcaaggagccattttagtgacgtcaatataaaatacatttaaaaaatatcatttcaaaactattacccctaatggcaccaaattttgtacagatgatagtattgtaggcgtgtttatgtagtttaaaattcataaattttgaatgacaattgtaaaagatttaaaactcacataagtgtCCCCTTAAGGAAAGCCAATAgtttatacttttttattttcactcctcgtacaaaaattaattaaattcgtaTAAAGTATTTTTCAGTTGAGGGCGTAGTTTCATAggtatctgaaaaataaaaattggtaattccttacctttttttttttttcattcgcaTTATCAACTTATATGACCCACCTGGTATAAGGTGCAGATCATTGTAATAGACTGACTATTTAAAACAGGATTACTGCAGTGTTGACGGCaggttttaccttttttttttttcttttttcttttttatttaccaaATTAATTGCGTGCATTACTATAAAAAAAGGTGGCATCAGTTTGCTTGCTATTTAAACATCTGTTTACAAGCACAATCTCAATACTTTTTAATGATTGTGTTCACATATTGTGATTGTTATTAAATAGTGATATTACATTATTGCCAGTAAAGTatagtattttacaaaatgaCTGAAAAGGTCAGGCCTCCCTTACCTTATCTGATGGCCACTATTAGGCAGAATTTCATTCGACTAAAGAAGTAGTAATTCAATGAATATATAATGAAGGTAGAAATGGCACATTTGTTAAAGCGAATGTCTCATAAACTTTACAGATTCATATGAAATATTACTTTCTCTACTGTATACGTATAAATGTTAACTTATTTTAGCACTTTAGTACTTTGGTTTCAGCGGACATTATTAAGTCTGTCAAAATAATTATCAGCAGTCACACGTTTTTTAATattgaaagatatatatatatttaatcaaattttTCCAGTTTCGACAAAACTTGTGTGACAATAACTTCGACATTTATGTTTTCAGTTGATGCCAATTTTACATAGAAACTTACTCAgttaattttgataaaaatatgtaaattgtagagTATTTTAACTAGTGCTGTGATGGATGATCATACTTTATTACGATTCTTTCACAATTAATAAGAGACGTTTAGACAAATGAAAAATGGGTAGTGAAAGCCTACtcatgaaaataaaaactgtaaaaCTCAGAAAAAAGGCCTTAGGTACACATGTGCAAAGAGCTGTCTTAAGAGTATACAAATGAGAattaaatgtaatgaaaataaaaatataatatgatgttgGTGACAGATGAAAATGACAGCAGCAATTATTATCAgggtgtgaattaagatttctgatgagagggGGATAAAATTCTAGatagagaaaaataattattattattattatcctcattcaatatggctcaacacttggtcgcactgagttgctcgtcttgcatcttgatcataataataataattatccgtgagcaggcttaagataagatgtgtatttcctaagttattgattgttatcAGTtttccggtgatgataatacatcaatattattttctttgcttactttatgctgtactttataaagtatactcgtattaaaacaattatattttgtgagggagaTAGAAGTTACCCCTAGCAGGGATAatttgaatttatgagagggagatatttattatattttatttcagtaggttattttacgacgctttatcaacagcttaggttatttagcatctgaatgagatgaaagtgataatgccggtgaaatgattccggggtccaacaccgaaagttacccagcatttgctcatattgggttgagggaaaaccccagaaaaaacctcaaccaggtaacttgccccgaccagaaatcgaacccggaccacctggtttcgtggctagacgtgctaaccattactagaCAGGCGTGAacgagagggggataactttctgACAGGGGGGAATCTCCCCCCCCGTTAATTTGCACCCTTACTATTATTAAATCCAGTTCATTAGATTGTACGAAAAGAGCTCCTTGGATATTATAGTAAAAATAGTTCCTAACACTATTTCCTGTTTTAATAGATTGAAAATGCATTTGACTACCAGAACCTACATGAAGCAGACTTCCTTCTGGCACTCTGTCATCATTTGGTGTTGCAAGGATATACTCAAGAGGACATTGTTATCCTTACAATGTATCCCGGCCAGCAACGCTATCTACTCGATGTAAGTAATAATCCTTTCATAACCAATTTCAAATCCTTATTACTGTTTTTAATGACGTTTTGTGGCATTGGGAAGTTTATGAATTACTGAAGAGAAAGGTTTTGAAGTGATTTGGTCGTGGCCTATT
It encodes:
- the LOC138703728 gene encoding NFX1-type zinc finger-containing protein 1-like isoform X2; translated protein: MNDQRRSQPHQVSELIKREKKKKKNVMQSQDTRGRDKDRTSAALSTYYEKRKFGTANGEVPPNKELQNCSEDSYQQEGGVFKNRVWRCKSQESYHRRRMYSESNVLQSSSNHTDSRRRINSQNEEIKRNKVWRSESEDRTHQKNRSFSTDGLRKKPDSHSQKTVDVAIIIKQLAQLYGGYVDVKKAADLVQICNPDFFNEVKIYVCNMSPDRAFLNDLSTFCHSVLISLPSTICAHLEDILTYSLRESRKSGDIVLQEKFARLKETFTERVKTKKEVLITDFRSFPILPVDVKMCLRLPEDTDVNTVEGYLSAQFFSLFTSFVGRIQTGITDYIDSPLRMTRDIHFFRGVRFLNPRIVDEHVCIVTTLSPASSFSVGTLLCYSVNNFWSLLYATVVQADTQVVIELLDEIPFTKHLFERDYVVADTRLLTEPSYSILKDLQKIKVLPMQQYIVEKVAICSHPEDLKDERIPTVDQLDLDDYQYEAFKGALTQDLSLVVGPPGTGKTYVGSQLARVVQKPVVVLCASQSALDSFLQSLRPLSTVRLTDKVEHQLGKSMLARKTDVLTQIRQLVLDLTLLTRRDGIVSLTSLRKANVMSDNHFKCFVHKPDTVSVFYNWLVEEASSCDSFKTLHPQVEFSEKQKPDIVAVQSTLKWAERLENIKKKRSDIINSIRDLQERWGRGEDVTEEMDSQKNQYEQLSFRLKRLKIALSMAEANDRLLLCRGVWLLSPNDRWRLYFAWVAKLRDQLLEKLLQLHPTLTQINKNLAEVDELVILKNLQKADVVGTTVRDATRLRSLLQRLQPKTVIVDEATKITELQLVACVPPTCQRLVLLGETRPVQWTANKKGTNPVNHIRSLVDRLMDNGVQVTELQSQHRMQPNVARFIQSAFYPSLKTVSSVAKDSVVKGIVHNGYFITHEHQTEKIENAFDYQNLHEADFLLALCHHLVLQGYTQEDIVILTMYPGQQRYLLDECKSSQLLQDIRVSLVEEFQGKECRLALLSLVWHEQMHSGPLVSMMLSRAKEGLYIIGNLKGLVQNSIIWQSVQKTLEKYDAVGPQLQLKCQAGHQETLSDNCDRQLHSQFQDV
- the LOC138703728 gene encoding NFX1-type zinc finger-containing protein 1-like isoform X1 gives rise to the protein MNDQRRSQPHQVSELIKREKKKKKNVMQSQDTRGRDKDRTSAALSTYYEKRKFGTANGEVPPNKELQNCSEDSYQQEGGVFKNRVWRCKSQESYHRRRMYSESNVLQSSSNHTDSRRRINSQNEEIKRNKVWRSESEDRTHQKNRSFSTDGLRKKPDSHSQKTVDVAIIIKQLAQLYGGYVDVKKAADLVQICNPDFFNEVKIYVCNMSPDRAFLNDLSTFCHSVLISLPSTICAHLEDILTYSLRESRKSGDIVLQEKFARLKETFTERVKTKKEVLITDFRSFPILPVDVKMCLRLPEDTDVNTVEGYLSAQFFSLFTSFVGRIQTGITDYIDSPLRMTRDIHFFRGVRFLNPRIVDEHVCIVTTLSPASSFSVGTLLCYSVNNFWSLLYATVVQADTQVVIELLDEIPFTKHLFERDYVVADTRLLTEPSYSILKDLQKIKVLPMQQYIVEKVAICSHPEDLKDERIPTVDQLDLDDYQYEAFKGALTQDLSLVVGPPGTGKTYVGSQLARVVQKPVVVLCASQSALDSFLQSLRPLSTVRLTDKVEHQLGKSMLARKTDVLTQIRQLVLDLTLLTRRDGIVSLTSLRKANVMSDNHFKCFVHKPDTVSVFYNWLVEEASSCDSFKTLHPQVEFSEKQKPDIVAVQSTLKWAERLENIKKKRSDIINSIRDLQERWGRGEDVTEEMDSQKNQYEQLSFRLKRLKIALSMAEANDRLLLCRGVWLLSPNDRWRLYFAWVAKLRDQLLEKLLQLHPTLTQINKNLAEVDELVILKNLQKADVVGTTVRDATRLRSLLQRLQPKTVIVDEATKITELQLVACVPPTCQRLVLLGETRPVQWTANKKGTNPVNHIRSLVDRLMDNGVQVTELQSQHRMQPNVARFIQSAFYPSLKTVSSVAKDSVVKGIVHNGYFITHEHQTEKIENAFDYQNLHEADFLLALCHHLVLQGYTQEDIVILTMYPGQQRYLLDECKSSQLLQDIRVSLVEEFQGKECRLALLSLVWHEQMHSGPLVSMMLSRAKEGLYIIGNLKGLVQNSIIWQSVQKTLEKYDAVGPQLQLKCQVHPDQLMSVSSASDFTKIPKGGCTLQCGYVLQCGHECHLQCHMSSLHKCKAGHQETLSDNCDRQLHSQFQDV